One Pseudomonas sp. FP1742 genomic window carries:
- a CDS encoding CpaF family protein — protein sequence MISDFRNRLRKQSGKPASSSAAQPGDDLLDPAEEIMAWERATPDVLYETRSQVTPVEAEWREKIYQQLLKVMDLSLLDSLEHAEAARQIRDICQRLLDEHSAPVSTTSRQLIIKQITDEVLGLGPLEPLLADHSVSDILVNGYASVYVERFGKLQRTDVRFRDDQHLLNIIDRIVSSLGRRIDESSPLVDARLKDGSRVNAIIPPLAIDGPSVSIRRFAVDLLNTDSLIQVGTLTPAIALLLKAIVRGRLNVLISGGTGSGKTTMLNVLSSFIPHNERIVTIEDSAELQLQQPHVVRLETRPSNIEGRGEVSQRELVRNSLRMRPDRIVIGEVRGAEALDMLTAMNTGHDGSLTTIHANTARDALGRIENMVSMTGATFPIKAMRQQIASAIDVVIQLERQEDGKRRLVSVQEINGMEGEIITMTEIFSFARQGMGENGEVLGDYRPSGMIPSFRDVLAKRGIELPLTMFRPEWMEARQP from the coding sequence ATGATCAGCGACTTTCGTAACCGCTTGCGCAAACAGTCCGGTAAACCCGCCTCATCGTCAGCGGCTCAGCCGGGCGACGACCTGCTGGATCCGGCCGAAGAAATAATGGCGTGGGAACGTGCAACGCCGGACGTTCTTTACGAAACCAGAAGCCAGGTCACTCCGGTGGAGGCCGAGTGGCGGGAAAAAATCTACCAGCAATTGCTCAAGGTCATGGACCTGTCCTTGCTGGACTCCCTTGAACATGCCGAGGCCGCGCGGCAGATTCGTGATATTTGCCAGCGCCTGCTCGACGAGCATTCGGCTCCGGTGAGTACCACCAGCCGCCAGCTGATTATCAAGCAGATCACCGACGAGGTGCTCGGCCTCGGGCCCCTGGAACCGTTGCTGGCCGATCACAGCGTGTCCGACATTCTGGTCAACGGCTATGCCTCGGTCTATGTCGAGCGCTTCGGCAAACTGCAACGGACCGATGTGCGTTTTCGCGATGATCAGCATTTGCTCAACATCATCGACCGCATCGTGTCCAGCCTGGGGCGGCGTATCGACGAGTCCTCGCCATTGGTGGACGCCCGGCTCAAGGACGGTTCGCGGGTCAATGCGATTATTCCGCCGCTGGCCATCGACGGCCCGAGCGTGTCGATTCGCCGCTTTGCGGTGGACCTGCTCAATACCGACAGCCTGATTCAGGTGGGGACGTTGACCCCGGCCATTGCGCTGCTGCTCAAGGCAATTGTCCGCGGGCGCTTGAACGTGCTGATTTCCGGCGGTACCGGCAGCGGCAAGACCACTATGCTCAACGTGCTGTCCAGTTTCATCCCGCACAACGAGCGGATCGTCACCATCGAAGACTCGGCCGAACTGCAACTGCAACAACCCCATGTGGTACGCCTGGAAACCCGACCTTCGAACATCGAGGGGCGTGGCGAGGTGAGCCAGCGGGAATTGGTACGCAACAGTTTGCGGATGCGTCCGGACCGTATTGTGATCGGCGAAGTGCGTGGCGCCGAGGCGCTGGACATGCTGACGGCGATGAACACCGGCCACGACGGCTCATTGACCACCATCCACGCTAACACCGCGCGCGATGCGTTGGGGCGTATCGAGAACATGGTGTCGATGACCGGGGCGACTTTCCCGATCAAGGCCATGCGTCAGCAGATCGCATCGGCGATTGATGTGGTGATCCAGCTGGAACGTCAGGAGGATGGCAAGCGCCGACTGGTCAGCGTACAGGAGATCAACGGCATGGAAGGCGAGATCATCACCATGACCGAAATTTTCTCCTTTGCGCGCCAAGGCATGGGCGAAAACGGCGAAGTGCTCGGCGACTATCGCCCTAGCGGCATGATTCCGTCCTTCCGCGATGTGTTGGCCAAGCGCGGCATCGAGTTGCCGCTGACGATGTTCAGACCTGAATGGATGGAGGCACGGCAGCCATGA
- a CDS encoding type II secretion system F family protein has translation MSHIPGEFIVMFLGMVFIAVFLLSQGVVVPVFGEAGKMRKRIRGRLHVLEKANNLPNMQTVLRQKYLTRLSPLEAMLEQLPFMANLTSMIEQAGHDYRAYRVILLGLFLGACTVISIWMVSTVWWMALLAGFGAFWLPLLKVSRDRSKRFNAFEEGLPDALDAMCRALRAGHPFNETLRLVAEEHKGPVAHEFGLTFADINYGNDVRRAMLGLLERMPSMTVMMLVTSILIHRETGGNLTEVLERLSRLIRGRFRFQRKVKTLSAEGRMSAWILVAIPFVLAIAIVVTSPTYMPVLLNDPIGHKLIIGAFCAMLVGIFWIRKIIRIQV, from the coding sequence ATGAGTCATATTCCTGGTGAATTCATTGTGATGTTCTTGGGCATGGTGTTTATCGCCGTGTTCCTCTTGTCCCAGGGCGTTGTGGTGCCGGTGTTTGGTGAGGCCGGCAAGATGCGCAAGCGCATCCGCGGCCGTTTGCATGTGCTGGAAAAAGCCAACAATTTGCCCAACATGCAGACGGTGCTGCGGCAGAAATACCTGACGCGTCTGTCGCCACTGGAGGCCATGCTTGAACAATTGCCCTTTATGGCGAACCTGACATCGATGATCGAGCAGGCCGGCCATGACTATCGTGCTTACCGGGTGATATTGCTCGGGTTGTTCCTGGGCGCTTGTACGGTCATCTCGATCTGGATGGTCTCGACAGTCTGGTGGATGGCGCTGTTGGCGGGCTTCGGAGCATTCTGGTTACCGCTGTTGAAAGTTTCTCGTGACCGGAGCAAACGTTTCAACGCGTTTGAGGAGGGCCTGCCGGATGCGCTGGATGCCATGTGCCGGGCCTTGCGTGCCGGGCACCCGTTCAACGAAACGCTGCGCCTGGTCGCCGAGGAGCACAAGGGGCCGGTCGCTCATGAGTTCGGCCTGACCTTCGCCGATATCAACTATGGCAACGATGTACGCCGGGCCATGCTCGGCTTGCTGGAGAGGATGCCGAGCATGACGGTGATGATGCTGGTGACCTCGATCCTTATTCACCGCGAGACCGGCGGTAATCTGACCGAGGTGCTGGAGCGTCTGAGTCGCCTGATCCGTGGACGCTTTCGCTTTCAGCGCAAGGTCAAGACCCTGTCGGCGGAAGGGCGGATGTCGGCCTGGATACTGGTGGCCATTCCCTTCGTGCTAGCCATCGCGATCGTTGTCACAAGCCCCACCTACATGCCCGTGCTGCTCAATGATCCCATAGGACACAAGCTGATCATCGGAGCTTTCTGCGCCATGCTGGTCGGGATTTTCTGGATACGAAAAATCATCCGGATTCAGGTTTAA
- a CDS encoding Tad domain-containing protein produces the protein MMNLRIQRPFTATPRRQEGAVSVLMVFALAAIAMMAALALDGGHLMLNKTRLQNAVDAAALSGAKTLSQVEGGLNIASVTRTAALNTLTQNANASGNNELAAAVAGNPGTFAVVELSSSVYGPFSYPGPANAKYVRVSVPNYSLTGFFWGVVQAFGAVGSKAVAAIATAGPSPTSPCDLAPLMVCGDPTKYDPAAGMFWGFQFGDLQVLKTAAGNSSPIGPGNFQLLDFGSGGSTVRDDLAGGGEVCRNVGQNVQTAPGNKVGPTSQGLNTRFGIYNGPVSASDYPPDLVTTSSNPEITYDDSVNPPQMKYKGQTVVSSSGNLTAGSDAIFDYNDWRTSTAACVAGSGSGCQSGGVFERRMLKIVVGDCTGKQGGSTSIPVLGFGCYYVVQPMSGGGTDSQIFGQFVKECEGDNVPSPTPANDSGPQIIQLYKTYINGSGTPSTDS, from the coding sequence ATGATGAATCTTCGTATTCAGCGGCCGTTCACTGCGACGCCAAGGCGCCAGGAAGGAGCGGTGAGCGTATTGATGGTGTTCGCGTTGGCGGCGATTGCCATGATGGCGGCGTTGGCCCTGGATGGCGGACACTTGATGCTGAACAAAACGCGCCTACAGAATGCGGTGGATGCCGCCGCCCTGAGTGGCGCCAAAACCCTGAGTCAGGTGGAAGGTGGTCTCAACATTGCCAGCGTGACGCGCACTGCCGCGCTCAATACGTTGACGCAAAATGCCAATGCCTCGGGCAACAACGAATTGGCAGCGGCTGTCGCTGGCAACCCAGGCACCTTTGCGGTGGTGGAACTTTCCAGTAGCGTCTATGGCCCGTTCTCTTATCCGGGGCCGGCAAATGCCAAATATGTTCGGGTATCGGTACCGAACTATAGCCTGACAGGATTTTTCTGGGGCGTCGTCCAGGCATTCGGCGCCGTGGGCAGCAAAGCGGTGGCGGCGATCGCCACTGCTGGACCTAGCCCTACCAGTCCTTGTGATCTCGCACCTTTGATGGTCTGCGGTGACCCGACTAAATACGACCCGGCCGCTGGCATGTTCTGGGGCTTCCAGTTTGGTGATTTGCAGGTATTGAAGACGGCTGCCGGTAATTCGTCCCCTATAGGCCCAGGCAACTTTCAATTGCTCGATTTTGGCTCGGGCGGCAGTACGGTCAGGGATGACCTGGCAGGAGGTGGCGAGGTTTGTCGCAACGTGGGGCAAAACGTCCAGACTGCTCCTGGTAACAAGGTCGGCCCTACCTCTCAAGGTTTGAATACGCGCTTCGGGATCTACAACGGCCCGGTCAGCGCCTCGGACTATCCGCCAGACTTGGTGACCACGTCGAGCAACCCCGAGATCACTTACGACGACTCGGTCAACCCGCCACAAATGAAATACAAGGGGCAGACCGTCGTCTCGAGCAGCGGCAATCTCACTGCGGGCAGTGACGCGATATTTGACTACAACGACTGGCGTACGAGCACTGCCGCGTGTGTGGCAGGGTCCGGCAGCGGCTGTCAGAGCGGTGGGGTGTTCGAGCGCCGGATGCTGAAAATCGTGGTGGGCGACTGCACTGGCAAACAGGGCGGTTCTACCTCGATCCCCGTCCTGGGTTTTGGCTGCTATTACGTGGTGCAGCCAATGAGTGGCGGCGGCACGGACTCGCAGATCTTCGGCCAGTTTGTGAAAGAGTGCGAAGGCGACAACGTGCCCAGCCCTACACCCGCAAACGATTCCGGCCCACAGATCATTCAGCTCTACAAAACCTATATCAATGGCAGCGGCACTCCGAGCACTGACTCGTAG
- a CDS encoding tetratricopeptide repeat protein has translation MKAVIAITATLMLAGCATNGLSSRPAVCAKPSSEQELALNLADNMVNEGRLYASLANLEGLPDDLVQVRLRKARVLRLMGRKDAEPLYQSLLGTCLAPEGEHGLGQLAAAKNDNATAATHLERAVKMSPTDDKMRNDLGVVYLNQRRIPEARFEFMTAMELKQADSLAALNMVTLLIYQDNWKAAAELANRASLSPQQVAEAQNRAEKLKASAKKAVASEGNRKAEVADASPSAAIK, from the coding sequence ATGAAAGCAGTCATTGCAATAACGGCGACATTGATGCTCGCAGGTTGTGCCACCAATGGCCTGTCTTCGCGACCGGCTGTCTGTGCCAAGCCCAGTTCGGAGCAAGAACTGGCCCTGAATCTGGCCGACAACATGGTCAATGAGGGCCGTTTGTATGCCAGCCTGGCGAATCTTGAAGGTTTGCCCGATGACCTGGTCCAGGTTCGCCTGCGAAAGGCTCGGGTGCTGCGCTTGATGGGGCGTAAAGATGCGGAGCCGTTGTATCAAAGCTTGCTCGGCACCTGTCTGGCCCCTGAAGGGGAACATGGCCTGGGCCAGTTGGCCGCGGCTAAAAATGATAACGCCACCGCTGCCACTCACCTTGAGCGAGCGGTGAAGATGTCCCCCACCGACGACAAGATGCGCAATGACCTGGGGGTCGTCTACCTCAATCAGCGACGGATCCCTGAAGCCCGCTTCGAGTTCATGACGGCCATGGAGCTCAAGCAGGCGGATTCACTGGCGGCACTCAACATGGTGACGCTGCTGATCTATCAGGATAACTGGAAGGCGGCTGCGGAACTCGCGAACCGCGCCAGCTTGAGTCCCCAGCAAGTCGCCGAGGCTCAAAACCGCGCGGAAAAACTCAAGGCCTCCGCTAAAAAAGCGGTGGCTTCCGAGGGGAATCGCAAGGCCGAGGTAGCCGATGCCTCACCCAGTGCTGCGATCAAGTAG
- the cpaB gene encoding Flp pilus assembly protein CpaB, with product MSSRTLPLIGVSLVMGLGAAWMADSWLSARLNATPDDHLRSVVVATVEIPFGQMVEAQQVTTVRMPMDTIPDDALDSSDKAVGKIATFDILRGDVMRGARLSEHLGGSTLASLIATDKRAISVRVDDVVGVGGFLLPGNRVDVLATKTTSAGSNSAVSRTILENLRVLAVDQTAGTDKTQPVVVRAVTLEMTTAEAETLVTAQTEGKLQLTLRNPLNSEKKIVTAAPVAPAPMVVAAAPVQKRVVPRGDGGGALTIIRGIQTSVVKVR from the coding sequence ATGAGCTCTCGTACTCTTCCCCTGATAGGCGTTTCCCTGGTCATGGGCCTTGGTGCTGCATGGATGGCCGATTCCTGGCTGAGCGCCCGGCTCAATGCCACGCCAGATGACCACCTTCGAAGCGTGGTGGTTGCCACAGTAGAAATTCCATTCGGGCAGATGGTCGAGGCCCAACAGGTCACGACCGTGCGCATGCCCATGGACACGATCCCGGACGATGCTCTCGATTCCAGCGACAAGGCCGTAGGCAAGATCGCAACGTTCGACATCTTGCGTGGCGACGTCATGCGCGGCGCACGCCTGAGCGAGCACCTGGGCGGCAGTACCCTGGCCTCTCTGATAGCCACAGACAAACGTGCCATATCGGTACGCGTGGACGATGTGGTCGGTGTGGGCGGATTCCTCCTCCCAGGTAACCGGGTCGATGTACTGGCGACCAAAACCACAAGTGCCGGCAGTAACAGCGCCGTGTCCAGGACCATCCTCGAGAACTTGCGAGTGCTGGCGGTGGACCAGACGGCAGGTACCGACAAGACCCAACCGGTGGTGGTGCGCGCAGTGACGCTGGAGATGACGACCGCAGAGGCTGAAACCCTGGTCACGGCGCAAACGGAAGGGAAACTGCAACTGACCCTGCGCAACCCGCTGAACTCCGAGAAAAAAATCGTGACCGCCGCGCCAGTTGCACCGGCCCCCATGGTTGTGGCCGCCGCCCCAGTGCAAAAACGCGTGGTGCCACGTGGCGACGGTGGCGGAGCTCTCACCATCATCCGCGGGATCCAGACCAGCGTTGTGAAAGTTCGTTGA
- a CDS encoding prepilin peptidase — protein sequence MSMELLVSTVLLLGLLGVAVVSDLFRHRIPNALVLLGLALGLAGQTYSGGISGLGDSLLGILICFGLFLPMYASGGMAAGDVKLMTMVGSFLPFHFALWAALFSLIAGGVCGFLIVLVRGQLRQTFGRYWLMLRAQAYLAPTSDEVAGKPFPYSIAILIGTLNSVYWQLVAGGLGG from the coding sequence ATGTCCATGGAATTGCTGGTGTCGACTGTTTTACTGCTAGGACTATTGGGCGTGGCGGTGGTGAGCGATCTGTTTCGCCACCGTATCCCCAACGCGCTGGTCTTGTTGGGCCTTGCCCTGGGATTAGCCGGTCAGACTTATTCAGGTGGTATCAGTGGATTGGGTGACAGTCTGCTGGGCATCCTGATCTGTTTTGGGCTGTTTTTGCCCATGTATGCATCGGGTGGCATGGCCGCCGGCGACGTCAAGTTAATGACCATGGTCGGCAGTTTTCTACCGTTTCATTTTGCATTGTGGGCTGCCTTATTCAGCCTGATAGCCGGTGGCGTGTGCGGTTTTCTGATAGTCCTGGTGCGCGGTCAATTGCGTCAGACCTTCGGGCGCTATTGGCTGATGCTGAGGGCGCAGGCCTATCTGGCGCCGACTTCTGATGAAGTAGCCGGCAAGCCTTTTCCTTATTCAATTGCAATCTTAATAGGCACTTTGAACAGCGTTTACTGGCAACTGGTTGCCGGTGGATTGGGAGGTTAG
- a CDS encoding AAA family ATPase: MLNTKDTPLSTSTGKTGLRLLISSRDANSLRDLQSVCQRMPCLEVSTRLVSNGHVDPLYGLDRMPDLLLLRVSHLWREELAALLQRPAHERPPMLVCGLLTEQEGMRLAMQAGARDVLPEPIAETELVAALNRLVMEVRTGSGTEGKLIAVMSAKGGSGGTLLACNLAQQLSVKGGSTLLLDMDLQFGSVTHYLDVAQTHSHLEVLHQIDGMDSVALRGFCSHFSPTLHVLGGRAGELCLPQDAQPEQLDTLLQLARASYDWVVIDLPRQIDHLTGSVLEQVDRVYVVVQQSVSHLRDASSLVRILRDDLGVRGDQLQIVVNRFDKAAAISLKDIGEALRCTNLSKLPNDFNLVSQSQNTGVPLGLHAPRAAITTALRDMTEDLVGQQVAGNKGLLKRAFNRFFGG; this comes from the coding sequence ATGCTGAATACCAAGGACACTCCGCTCTCCACCTCGACCGGCAAGACCGGGCTGCGGTTGCTGATCAGCAGCCGTGATGCCAACTCTTTGCGCGATCTGCAGAGCGTCTGCCAGCGCATGCCTTGCCTGGAGGTGAGCACTCGCCTGGTGAGCAATGGGCATGTCGACCCGCTCTACGGTCTGGACCGGATGCCCGATCTGTTGCTGCTGCGCGTCAGCCACCTGTGGCGCGAAGAGTTGGCGGCGCTGTTGCAGCGCCCGGCCCATGAGCGTCCGCCGATGTTGGTGTGCGGTCTGCTGACCGAACAGGAAGGCATGCGCCTGGCGATGCAGGCCGGCGCCCGGGACGTGCTGCCGGAGCCCATCGCCGAGACAGAACTGGTGGCCGCCTTGAATCGACTGGTCATGGAGGTTCGCACCGGCAGCGGGACAGAAGGGAAATTGATCGCCGTGATGAGCGCCAAGGGTGGCTCCGGCGGAACCTTGCTGGCCTGCAACCTGGCTCAACAGCTCAGCGTCAAGGGCGGCAGTACTCTGCTGCTGGACATGGACCTGCAATTCGGCAGCGTGACGCATTACCTGGATGTGGCGCAGACGCACAGCCATCTTGAGGTGTTGCATCAGATCGATGGCATGGACAGCGTCGCGCTACGGGGTTTTTGCAGCCACTTCAGCCCCACCTTGCATGTGCTGGGTGGTCGGGCCGGTGAGCTGTGCCTGCCGCAGGATGCCCAACCCGAGCAACTTGACACCCTGTTGCAGCTGGCCCGCGCCAGCTATGACTGGGTGGTGATCGACCTGCCGCGGCAAATCGACCACCTCACCGGCTCCGTGCTGGAACAGGTGGATCGGGTGTACGTGGTGGTGCAGCAGAGTGTCAGTCATCTGCGCGATGCCAGCTCCCTGGTGCGGATTCTTCGCGACGACCTGGGCGTGCGCGGCGATCAATTGCAGATCGTGGTCAACCGCTTTGACAAGGCCGCGGCGATCAGCCTCAAAGATATCGGCGAGGCACTGCGCTGCACCAATCTGTCGAAATTACCCAACGACTTCAACCTGGTCAGCCAGAGTCAGAACACTGGCGTGCCGTTGGGGCTGCATGCGCCGAGGGCAGCGATCACTACCGCCCTGCGCGACATGACCGAGGACCTGGTCGGTCAACAGGTAGCCGGGAACAAAGGCTTACTCAAACGCGCCTTCAACCGTTTTTTCGGGGGATGA
- a CDS encoding type II secretion system F family protein, with product MDFLLGLFSRVTGNEEVARLLFLVAIGLSTVLAVVAVILLMLGLQDPVQRRLALIKRGHLGNTAGQDAPSNLQLLLERVGQRFASAESAQTSATQTLLTHAGYRSSSAVQMYWAVRLILPLLMIGLTLLLLPMIPRISLSMGLLMVAMAAGIGWLLPALYVSKRKQARQGRLRAAFPDALDLMVVCVESGLALPTTIERVAEEMSVSQVELAEELALVNAQIRAGITSTEALKQLAVRTGLEDVQGLVSLLAQSIRFGTSVADTLRIYADEFRDRRTQAAEEAGAKIGTKLIFPLIFCLWPSFFLVAIGPALIGVMKAFG from the coding sequence ATGGATTTTTTACTCGGATTGTTCAGTCGGGTCACGGGGAACGAGGAGGTGGCGCGCCTGTTGTTTCTTGTCGCGATCGGTCTCAGTACGGTGCTTGCGGTCGTTGCGGTGATATTGCTGATGCTGGGGCTTCAGGACCCGGTGCAGCGCCGTCTGGCACTGATCAAGCGTGGTCATTTAGGCAACACGGCAGGGCAGGACGCGCCGAGTAATCTGCAACTGTTGCTGGAGCGAGTCGGCCAGCGCTTTGCCTCGGCTGAATCGGCACAGACATCTGCAACCCAGACACTGTTGACGCACGCGGGGTACCGTTCCTCTTCAGCGGTGCAGATGTACTGGGCGGTACGTTTGATATTACCGCTGTTGATGATCGGCCTTACGTTGTTGCTATTGCCGATGATTCCCAGGATTTCGTTGAGCATGGGGCTGCTGATGGTGGCCATGGCGGCCGGTATCGGATGGCTGCTGCCGGCACTGTATGTCAGCAAGCGCAAGCAGGCGCGTCAAGGTCGGCTGCGTGCCGCGTTTCCGGATGCGCTGGATCTGATGGTGGTCTGTGTGGAGTCGGGCCTGGCCCTGCCCACGACCATTGAACGGGTTGCTGAAGAGATGTCGGTCAGTCAGGTTGAACTGGCTGAGGAACTGGCTCTGGTCAACGCGCAGATCCGCGCAGGCATCACCAGTACCGAGGCGCTCAAACAACTGGCCGTACGTACCGGTCTGGAGGACGTGCAAGGGTTGGTCAGCCTGTTGGCGCAGAGTATTCGCTTTGGTACCAGCGTGGCCGACACCCTGCGCATCTATGCCGATGAATTCCGCGATCGGCGTACGCAGGCCGCCGAAGAGGCGGGGGCGAAAATCGGCACCAAGCTGATATTCCCGCTGATTTTCTGCCTGTGGCCTAGCTTCTTTCTGGTCGCCATCGGCCCTGCCCTGATCGGGGTAATGAAAGCATTCGGGTGA
- a CDS encoding AAA family ATPase — MHVIVDSDAYSSDREAVQRLAPQPCTIRETGLTDSFLGELVCKHLYDAGVLDMPRLVERLALTGAVLEEVLAFLRKDGRIEVLGQMGQTAGQMLRYSLTERGRSAARDALSRSGYIGAAPFPVSTYRSLIKIQTIHHGRIGSSDMHKALTGVVLTEGMLDQLGVALNSGRAIMIYGPAGTGKTYVSSRLIRLFAEAIWVPHAIVINESVIEIYDPQVHQRLDDNSQHNNLMLNEGIDRRLLCCKRPIVITGGELSMEQLDVRYDPFTRQYQAALQLKASNGLFIIDDMGRQRMAPAELLNRWIVPMEEKRDFLNLGGGRHCELPFDLILVFSTNLNPLELADEAFLRRIGYKLQFGYLKPEEYEKIWRQECERLGISFDPLLLRYVLQRLYASEGMPLVPCHPRDLLNMALDRQRYMGGTGALSPQELEWAWHNYFVQLDFL; from the coding sequence ATGCACGTCATTGTCGATAGTGATGCCTACTCCAGCGATCGGGAAGCGGTGCAACGACTGGCTCCTCAGCCGTGCACAATCCGCGAGACGGGTCTGACAGACAGTTTTCTCGGTGAGTTGGTATGCAAGCATTTGTACGACGCCGGCGTGCTGGACATGCCGCGGCTGGTGGAGCGCCTGGCGCTGACCGGTGCTGTACTTGAAGAGGTCCTGGCGTTCCTGCGCAAGGATGGCCGTATCGAAGTGCTTGGCCAGATGGGCCAAACGGCTGGGCAGATGCTGCGTTATAGCCTGACCGAACGCGGTCGCAGTGCCGCCCGTGATGCCCTGTCGCGTAGCGGCTATATCGGTGCGGCACCATTCCCGGTGAGCACCTACCGTTCCCTGATCAAAATCCAGACCATTCACCATGGTCGCATCGGCTCGAGCGATATGCACAAGGCCCTTACCGGCGTCGTGCTCACGGAGGGGATGCTCGATCAACTGGGGGTGGCCCTGAACTCCGGGCGCGCAATCATGATTTATGGCCCCGCGGGTACCGGCAAGACCTACGTCAGCAGTCGACTGATTCGTCTGTTCGCCGAGGCCATCTGGGTGCCACATGCCATCGTGATCAATGAGTCGGTGATCGAGATCTATGACCCGCAGGTGCATCAGCGTCTGGATGACAACAGTCAGCATAACAACCTGATGCTCAACGAAGGGATCGATCGTCGACTGCTGTGCTGCAAACGCCCGATCGTCATTACGGGCGGTGAGTTGAGCATGGAGCAACTGGACGTTCGCTATGACCCCTTCACCCGTCAGTACCAGGCCGCCTTGCAGCTCAAGGCCAGCAATGGCCTGTTCATCATCGACGACATGGGACGCCAGCGCATGGCACCCGCCGAGTTGTTGAACCGCTGGATCGTCCCGATGGAAGAGAAACGCGACTTCCTCAACCTGGGCGGCGGTCGGCACTGCGAGTTGCCGTTCGATCTGATTCTGGTGTTCTCCACCAACCTCAATCCTCTGGAACTGGCCGATGAGGCCTTCCTGCGCCGGATTGGCTACAAGCTGCAGTTCGGTTACCTGAAGCCTGAGGAGTACGAAAAGATCTGGCGTCAGGAATGCGAGCGTCTGGGCATTTCTTTTGACCCGCTGCTGCTGCGTTATGTACTGCAAAGGCTTTATGCAAGTGAAGGCATGCCCCTGGTGCCTTGCCATCCCCGCGATCTCCTGAACATGGCCCTCGACCGTCAGCGTTATATGGGTGGTACCGGGGCCTTGTCGCCACAAGAGTTGGAATGGGCCTGGCACAACTATTTCGTCCAGCTCGACTTTCTTTGA
- a CDS encoding DUF3613 domain-containing protein yields MNTKRLLIVCMACLTTSAWAIEPGPSSAPQKGTEQWMQLQIRGVVASPFRQTASATERDLAFQRWLNSFTYPIPMFFEQKAGGEMATSK; encoded by the coding sequence ATGAATACCAAAAGGCTGTTGATTGTGTGCATGGCTTGCCTGACCACCAGTGCCTGGGCCATTGAGCCGGGTCCCTCCTCGGCGCCGCAGAAAGGCACCGAACAGTGGATGCAGCTACAGATTCGTGGTGTGGTTGCCTCCCCTTTTCGGCAAACTGCATCGGCCACTGAGCGTGACCTGGCCTTCCAGCGCTGGCTGAACAGCTTCACCTACCCGATTCCGATGTTCTTTGAGCAAAAAGCTGGGGGGGAAATGGCCACCAGCAAATGA
- a CDS encoding TadE family protein, translating into MNRKHMRGLYIVEFAVIGMLVFTLLFGVLEMGRLYFTVNALDEAARRGARLAAVCNISDPVVLRRAIFNAATDAGTSQLITSLATSNLTLTYLDVNGAVVANPGDLVSVNGFRAIRYVQLSLQDFVFNLFIPGFGVPITLPAFRATLPRESLGRHSDSGEITPC; encoded by the coding sequence ATGAATCGCAAACACATGCGCGGCCTGTATATCGTGGAATTCGCCGTCATCGGCATGCTGGTGTTCACGCTGTTGTTCGGCGTGCTGGAAATGGGCCGGCTGTACTTCACGGTCAATGCGCTGGATGAAGCCGCGCGGCGTGGTGCACGCCTGGCGGCAGTGTGCAACATCAGCGATCCAGTGGTGTTGCGGCGGGCGATCTTCAACGCCGCGACCGACGCCGGTACGAGCCAGCTGATCACGAGTCTGGCCACCAGCAACCTGACGCTGACCTATCTGGACGTTAACGGTGCTGTGGTGGCCAATCCCGGCGACCTGGTCAGCGTCAACGGTTTTCGTGCCATCCGTTATGTCCAGTTGAGTCTGCAAGACTTCGTTTTCAATCTGTTTATTCCCGGGTTCGGCGTGCCTATTACTCTGCCTGCATTCAGGGCAACCTTGCCACGCGAAAGCCTCGGGCGTCATTCCGATTCCGGGGAGATCACACCATGCTGA
- a CDS encoding TadE/TadG family type IV pilus assembly protein — MGLHVFKRPQAQQGVALVEFTLVLPILLLLLLSLGEFGRMFYQYNVLLQASRDADRFVASQAWNSTLGAVSLSNTLVTQTKNVAVYGVPANTGTAVVSGLTTANVVVAAVGTDHVRVTITYNFCPVIGSGNCAGSIPGFFGTPIALSIPLVATTVMRAL, encoded by the coding sequence ATGGGACTTCACGTATTTAAACGACCACAGGCCCAGCAGGGTGTGGCACTGGTGGAATTCACCCTTGTCTTGCCGATACTGCTGCTGTTGTTGCTGAGCCTCGGCGAATTCGGCCGCATGTTTTATCAGTACAACGTTCTGCTGCAGGCCAGCCGTGATGCCGACCGTTTTGTCGCCAGCCAGGCGTGGAACTCGACACTCGGCGCTGTCTCTCTGAGCAATACGCTGGTGACCCAGACGAAAAATGTGGCGGTCTATGGTGTGCCTGCAAATACCGGGACCGCGGTGGTGTCAGGATTGACGACCGCAAACGTCGTGGTCGCCGCGGTGGGCACCGACCACGTGCGAGTCACCATAACCTACAACTTCTGCCCGGTGATTGGCAGCGGCAATTGTGCCGGCTCGATTCCGGGATTTTTTGGCACTCCGATTGCGCTGAGCATTCCGCTGGTCGCCACCACTGTCATGAGGGCACTGTGA